The following coding sequences are from one Patagioenas fasciata isolate bPatFas1 chromosome 23, bPatFas1.hap1, whole genome shotgun sequence window:
- the CCDC27 gene encoding coiled-coil domain-containing protein 27 — MEGSREAPGEALGDADARRASQELQEPEPELREQLQRARAEYSMATGVISYLQRQLEIQESQLRRIQSEKEVLQKKLRERENQLQDLSAKFCSLTEEREDKEMMVTTEKENCNLRQVVAEQETKLAEQSQLIMELQGTVGQLQEEVRTSRHQLRQQQQARDAAQSQAEALQLQELQARVALECLTSKFERYRSKIIQATFSTAGMKAPQAELTDEEVLEAMQKIISERMDFYHLLKQKGIKTPSLHSMDTTTLMPPSSKGRRKSPAR; from the exons atggaggggagcagagaagCCCCTGGTGAAGCTCTCGGCGATGCGGATGCTCGCAGGGCCTCGCAGGAGCTGCAGGAACCTGAACCAGAGCTCCGGGAGCAGCTGCAGAGAGCGAGGGCCGAGTACAGCATGGCCACAG GTGTCATCTCTTACTTGCAAAGACAACTGGAGATCCAAGAATCCCAGCTTCGAAGAATCCAATCTGAAAAGGAAGTGCTCCAAAAGAAGCTGAGAGAGCGAGAAAATCAGCTACAAGACTTGTCTGCCAAG TTTTGCAGTCTGACAGAAGAACGGGAAGATAAGGAAATGATGGTGACAACAGAGAAGGAGAACTGCAATCTTCGACAA GTTGTTGCAGAACAAGAAACCAAGCTGGCTGAGCAGAGCCAGCTGATCATGGAGCTGCAGGGGACGGTGgggcagctgcaggaggaggttCGGACCAGCCGGCACCAGCtccgccagcagcagcaggcgcGGGACGCggcgcagagccaggcagaggccctgcagctccaggagctgcagGCGCGGGTGGCACTCGAGTGCCTCACCAGCAAG TTTGAAAGGTATCGAAGCAAAATAATCCAGGCTACATTCAGCACAGCAGGCATGAaggctccccaggcagagctgacgGACGAGGAGGTGCTGGAGGCCATGCAG AAAATCATCAGTGAACGGATGGATTTCTATCACTTGCTGAAACAGAAAGGCATCAAGACCCCATCGCTCCACAGCATGGACACGACTACTTTAATGCCTCCCAGTtccaagggaaggaggaagagcccGGCAAGGTAG